From one Gemmatimonadales bacterium genomic stretch:
- a CDS encoding glutamine--tRNA ligase/YqeY domain fusion protein, whose product MTHADRPELPHAPVRDAARKDFLREKVAADAASGRFGRPIHTRFPPEPNGYLHIGHAKSICLNFGIAREFAGLCNLRFDDTNPATEDLRYVDAIREDVRWLGFAWDEERFASDYFERLYEIAEALVREGKAYVDSQSEEAIRAGRGTVTVPGTPSPYRDRTVEENLDLLRRMRAGEFPDGAHVLRARIDMAHANMLMRDPLLLRIRHASHYRRGTEWCLYPLYDFAHGLSDAFEGITHSFCTLEFKDNRELYDWLVREAGFERPPEQTEFARLELDYTVLSKRKLLRLVNEGYVTGWDDPRMPTIAGLRRRGVTPEAVRAFAETIGVARSDARIELATFEHAVRDDLNMRVPRVMAVAHPLKLVITNYPEGQGETLDAPLYPHDVPLTGSRPVPFSRELWIERDDFMENPPKKFFRLAPGREVRLRYGYLVTCTNVVRNAAGEVVEVHCTYDPATRGGDAPDGRRVQGTIHWVSAAHALDAELRLYDRLFAVPNPDALPEGQDFVSALNPDSLVTVRGAKVEPSVAQDPPGTRYQFERTGYFMSDPIESRPGALVFNRTVALRDSWAKVKDR is encoded by the coding sequence GTGACCCACGCCGACCGACCCGAGCTCCCCCACGCGCCCGTTCGCGACGCCGCGCGCAAGGACTTCCTCCGCGAAAAAGTCGCGGCCGACGCCGCGAGCGGCCGCTTCGGCCGCCCGATCCATACGCGGTTCCCGCCCGAGCCCAATGGCTACCTGCACATCGGCCACGCCAAGTCGATCTGCCTCAACTTCGGCATCGCCCGCGAGTTCGCCGGGCTGTGCAACCTGCGGTTCGACGACACCAATCCGGCCACCGAGGACCTCCGCTACGTCGACGCGATCCGCGAGGACGTTCGCTGGCTCGGTTTCGCGTGGGACGAGGAGAGGTTCGCGAGCGACTACTTCGAGCGGCTGTACGAGATCGCGGAAGCGCTGGTGCGGGAAGGGAAAGCGTATGTCGACTCGCAGAGCGAGGAGGCGATTCGCGCGGGGCGCGGCACCGTCACCGTGCCCGGCACGCCAAGCCCGTATCGCGACCGGACTGTCGAAGAGAACCTCGATCTGCTCCGCCGGATGCGCGCCGGCGAATTCCCCGACGGCGCCCACGTGCTGCGCGCCCGGATCGACATGGCGCATGCCAACATGCTCATGCGCGACCCGCTGCTGCTCCGGATCCGGCACGCGTCGCACTACCGCCGCGGCACCGAGTGGTGCCTCTACCCGCTCTACGATTTTGCCCACGGCCTCTCGGACGCGTTCGAGGGGATCACCCACTCGTTCTGCACCCTCGAGTTCAAGGACAACCGCGAGCTGTACGACTGGCTGGTGCGGGAGGCGGGATTCGAGCGGCCGCCGGAACAGACCGAGTTCGCCCGGCTCGAGCTGGACTACACGGTGCTGAGCAAGCGGAAGCTGCTCCGGCTGGTGAACGAAGGCTACGTGACCGGGTGGGACGACCCGCGGATGCCGACGATTGCGGGCCTCAGGCGCCGCGGCGTCACGCCCGAGGCCGTCCGCGCCTTTGCCGAGACCATCGGCGTTGCGCGGTCGGACGCGCGGATCGAGCTGGCCACCTTCGAGCACGCGGTGCGTGACGACCTCAACATGCGGGTGCCGCGGGTGATGGCGGTGGCGCATCCGCTCAAGCTGGTGATCACCAACTATCCGGAGGGCCAGGGCGAGACGCTCGACGCGCCGCTCTATCCGCACGACGTGCCGTTGACAGGCTCGCGCCCCGTGCCGTTCTCGCGTGAGCTCTGGATCGAGCGGGACGACTTCATGGAGAACCCGCCGAAGAAATTCTTCCGGCTGGCGCCGGGACGCGAGGTGCGGTTGCGGTACGGCTATCTCGTCACCTGCACCAATGTGGTAAGGAACGCCGCGGGCGAGGTCGTCGAGGTGCACTGCACCTACGATCCCGCCACCCGCGGCGGCGACGCGCCGGACGGCCGCCGCGTGCAGGGCACGATCCACTGGGTCTCGGCCGCCCACGCACTCGACGCCGAGCTGCGTCTCTACGACCGCCTGTTCGCCGTACCGAATCCCGATGCGCTTCCCGAAGGTCAGGACTTCGTGAGCGCGCTCAATCCGGACTCGCTCGTCACCGTGCGCGGCGCCAAGGTCGAGCCGAGCGTGGCGCAGGATCCTCCGGGCACGCGCTATCAGTTTGAGCGGACCGGATACTTCATGAGCGACCCGATCGAGTCCCGCCCCGGCGCGCTCGTCTTCAACCGGACGGTGGCGCTGCGGGACTCGTGGGCGAAGGTGAAGGATCGCTGA
- a CDS encoding Uma2 family endonuclease has product MADPIYYTADMVRALPDDGKRYEVVYGELLVTPAPRAWHQELAVRLTVALKTYLQGTRVGHVMMSPADISWAPDVLVQPDVFVVDFEQARTLDWTRMRDVLLVAEVLSPSTARSDRFLKRRRYQEAGIPLYWVIDGDEHQVEVWTPADSFPTFERERLVWQPPGADRPLLLSLAELFQPL; this is encoded by the coding sequence ATGGCCGACCCGATCTACTACACCGCCGATATGGTCCGCGCGCTGCCGGACGACGGCAAGCGCTACGAGGTCGTCTACGGCGAGCTGCTGGTGACGCCGGCGCCGCGGGCGTGGCACCAGGAGTTGGCAGTCCGGCTGACGGTGGCGCTCAAGACCTACCTGCAAGGCACGCGCGTCGGCCACGTGATGATGTCCCCGGCGGACATCTCGTGGGCCCCGGACGTGCTGGTTCAACCTGATGTGTTCGTCGTGGACTTCGAGCAGGCGAGGACGCTCGACTGGACCCGCATGCGCGACGTGTTGCTCGTCGCCGAGGTGCTGAGTCCGAGCACCGCGCGCAGCGATCGCTTCCTCAAGCGGCGTCGATACCAGGAGGCCGGCATCCCGCTCTACTGGGTCATCGATGGCGATGAGCACCAGGTCGAGGTCTGGACGCCCGCCGATTCTTTCCCGACGTTCGAGCGGGAACGGCTCGTCTGGCAGCCGCCGGGCGCCGACCGGCCGCTCCTGCTCTCCCTCGCGGAGCTCTTTCAGCCGCTCTGA
- the acpS gene encoding holo-ACP synthase, translating to MRILGHGIDLVEIDRIRDALERHGERFLRRLYTAGEQAEAGDGPLRVQFLAGRFAAKEAVMKTLGTGWARGVAWTDIEVRRLPSGQPEVTVRGKCAEIAAGLGIAEWHVSITHTAAHAAASVVGVGAAPREAMPLAPARPPR from the coding sequence ATGCGCATCCTCGGCCACGGCATCGATCTCGTCGAGATCGATCGCATCCGCGACGCCCTCGAGCGTCACGGCGAGCGCTTCCTGCGCCGGCTCTATACGGCCGGCGAACAGGCGGAAGCGGGCGACGGGCCGCTCCGCGTGCAATTTCTCGCCGGGCGGTTCGCCGCAAAGGAGGCAGTGATGAAAACGCTCGGCACGGGATGGGCGCGCGGCGTCGCGTGGACCGACATCGAGGTGCGGCGGCTCCCGTCCGGGCAACCGGAAGTCACGGTGCGCGGAAAGTGTGCGGAAATTGCGGCGGGGCTCGGGATCGCGGAGTGGCACGTGAGCATCACGCACACGGCTGCGCACGCGGCGGCGAGCGTGGTCGGCGTGGGTGCGGCGCCGCGGGAGGCGATGCCCCTTGCGCCCGCACGCCCGCCGAGATGA
- a CDS encoding Uma2 family endonuclease, translating into MPARAGESVPKPYYTADMVREMPDDGNRYELVYGELLVSPAPRGRHRFAAGELFGALREFLRAHPVGYPIMSPADISWGRDDVLVQPDVFVVPLEQARTLEWTAVRDLLLVAEVLSPSNQH; encoded by the coding sequence ATGCCGGCCAGAGCGGGCGAGTCGGTGCCGAAGCCGTATTACACGGCGGACATGGTGCGGGAGATGCCCGACGACGGCAATCGCTACGAGTTGGTCTACGGGGAGCTGCTGGTGAGCCCGGCGCCGCGAGGCCGGCATCGGTTCGCGGCGGGCGAGCTGTTCGGTGCCCTTCGTGAATTCCTGCGGGCCCACCCGGTCGGTTACCCGATCATGTCGCCCGCGGACATCTCGTGGGGCCGCGACGACGTGCTGGTGCAGCCCGACGTCTTTGTCGTCCCGCTGGAGCAGGCCCGCACGCTCGAGTGGACGGCCGTGCGCGATCTGCTGCTCGTCGCCGAGGTGTTGAGCCCGTCAAACCAGCACTAG
- a CDS encoding BsuPI-related putative proteinase inhibitor, with translation MVHVLLLAAALALTPAAAPAADTMTLHISAPAQVSSGEPVPITITLTNDGDRPLTLLLRGRPIAFDIVVRRYDGTVAWRRLAGAAIAMVLQVRELAPGESIDLRDTWRQTNNAGRFVAPGDYTIQGLLLTDGDRQIASDVVPLRIAS, from the coding sequence ATGGTGCACGTCCTGCTGCTCGCGGCCGCGCTCGCACTCACGCCCGCGGCCGCACCCGCCGCCGATACGATGACGCTGCATATCTCGGCGCCGGCGCAGGTCAGTTCGGGCGAGCCGGTGCCGATCACAATCACGCTCACCAACGACGGCGATCGGCCGCTCACGCTGCTCTTGCGTGGGCGGCCGATCGCGTTCGACATCGTGGTGCGCCGCTACGACGGCACGGTGGCGTGGCGCCGGCTCGCGGGTGCTGCAATCGCGATGGTACTGCAGGTGCGCGAGCTGGCACCGGGCGAATCGATCGACCTGCGCGACACGTGGCGGCAGACGAACAATGCGGGCCGATTCGTCGCGCCGGGAGACTACACCATCCAGGGCCTGCTGCTCACCGACGGCGACCGGCAGATCGCGAGCGACGTCGTTCCCCTCCGCATCGCGTCCTGA